From the Candidatus Cloacimonas sp. genome, the window TGGGAGGAGAGGAGGTCGGGAGGAAGAGGAGAGGCAAATAAGAAAACCGATGGAAAACAAGATGTTATCCTTATTACGCAGAGGAAGGGAAGGAATCCGTCAAAGAAGAGCAATTTGAATGGCTAACCTATTATCATTAGCGCCGTTCCTCATTTTTAGCGGGTGTTCTAATTGAGACCTGTTTTATTTTTCCGTTTGTTTTAGGCACAAATTTTGCTTAACTTATATATAGGAGATGAACGATGAAGAAATATTTTAGTTTATTCTTATGTATTATTCCTATTTTAGGATTTGCCGCTCCTTATTTTAATTTGCCCTCTCAAGTGATCCAGCCGGATGGCTCTGTGTTAAATCTTTTTGCCAGCGGAGATGAATTTGCCAATCGGTTACACGATGCCGATGGTTTTACGATAATTCAAAGTCCGCAAAATGGATATTACTATTATGCCATTCTACAAAACGGTGAACCGGTTCCTTCGGCTTATCGTTATGGGACGATAAATCCTGTTTCTTATGGTTTAACTCCCAATATCAATATATCCAGAGAGGCAAGACAGCGGAAAATTGATTTTATGAATGCCCCTAAAAGAGGCAACGGACGCGGTCCTAATACCGGAACAGTAAATAATTTATGTGTATTTATCCGCTTTAGTGATCAGACCGAATTTGAAATTCCGCGCTCAGTATATAATGCCCGGTTTAATGAGATTGGCGATACTGCCATTAGTTTGCGGAACTATTTTCAGAAAGTAAGCTATAATCAGCTAAATTATATGACCTATCACTATCCTACCTGTTCAGATGAGATAAACCTGTCCTATCAGGATAATCATCCGCGCAGTTATTATCTTCCCTATAATGCAATTACCAATCCTAATGGATATAATGATGAAAATGAAAGGGGAGTGCGGGAACAAACAATGCTGTCCAATGCCATTAATTCCATTGCTTCACAGGTTCCTGTTTCTTTAAACATTGATGCTGATAATGATGGATGCGTGGATAATGTCTGTTTTATCGTTCGGGGTCCGCATTCCGCTTGGGCGGATCTTTTATGGGGACACCGCTGGGCTTTGTATTATGCCAGTGCTTATATAAATAATAAAGAGGTCTATGATTATACATTTCAAACGGAAGATCAAAACGATGTGCGCACTCTTTGTCACGAGATGTTTCATAGTGTTGGCGCTCCGGATTTATATCATTATGAATATGATGGTTTAACTCCGGCAGGGTGTTGGGATTTAATGGAAAGCGGAGATGGACATCCGTTGATGTATATGAAATACAAATATGGCAATTGGATAGGTGCCATTCCTGCTATCCAAGCTGGCAATACCTATACTTTAAATCCGGTGACCTCCAGTACCAATAATGCTTATAAATATGCCATTCCTGGTAACAATAACGAGTCCTTGATTTTTGAATATCGCAAAAAGGATAGCGATATTTTGGAAGAGGCGCTTCCCGGCTCAGGATTACTAATTTATAAAGTAGATAGACGGTATGGTGGCAATGCAGATGGTCCTCCCGATGAAGTTTATATATATCGTCCCAATGGAACTATATCCGTAAATGGTTTGGTGGCGGAGGCACCTTTCAGTGCAAATAAATATAGAACTGCCTTTAATGCTTACACCAATCCACATTCATTTTTAAACAATGGCAATACTTTTGCGATCAATATTAATAATATAACTGAGGCAGGAGAAACTATCAGTTTTACTCTTTCTCCCACTACTCAAACAATGGCTCCCGTCATAAATTCCGTTTCTCCTGCCAGTGGATCAATTTTATCCTGTAATACACTCTCCATATCTGCCCAAATATCCGATCCGGCAGATGCTCTGAATAGCGTGGAATATACTTTGGATGGCGTTTTGGTTTATACAGCCACAAGCGAGCCCTTTACTGGCATAATTGCTGATTATTTGTTAACTCCCGGGGTTCATAACATTGGCATAACCGCCTATTCTTTATCTAATTTGAATACTAATATGAATGTTTATTACAGGATGATTGATCCTGATGAGCAAAATTGGTTTTCCTGGCTATCTTCCGAGCCGTCGTGGACCGATTACGATCGCGGGGCTATCCCGATTAAAGTTGCCGTAGATATGGATTTGGGTAATCAGGAATATAATGTGAAAGCGATTCGTTTTAAGATCGGATCCAATCCTTGGGGCGAGCCAAATATACAGGGAATGGTAATTGCTCAAATTAATCGATTTGCCGAAGGGGCAATTACGAACGAAGTTCTGATGGATTTCGGCTATATATTTAATCTGGATTATGACCCTGCTTTTACTTATGATATTGTAGATACAACCCGCATTTCTGGCGAGATTGCAGTTATTTTAGACCTCTTTGAATATCAAAAAATGTTCTTTGATCACAATGCCGCTTGTGGTCATAGCTGGATTTATGAACCTGGCAGACCTTGGACAGATGCTTTGGGACGAGGAGTTGTGGGAGCCGCAAGCATTGAATTGCTTTTGCAAAATCCGGATTTATCCATAGATGATCCCGATAGCCCGGTTGCGAATTTGGCTATATCAAACTATCCCAATCCCTTTACTGCTGGCACTAAAATTAAATATGCACTGCCGGCAAGCGGGAAAGTGAATATTGCCATCTACAACATTAAAGGACAAAAAGTGACGACCCTGCTGGCTGAAAATAAAACAGGGGGAAATTATGAATTGGAGTGGAATGGAACCGATGGCGCAGGCAAAAAAGTTAGCAGCGGATTATACTTTTGCCGTTTAGTATCTGGTAAAAAGGTGGTTACTACAAAGCTGTTAAGAATAACAGATTGAATTAGTTAAGCTATTTAAGCGAGGAGCCCTAAGTGCTTTAAAAAAATTAGCGTGAAGCAAAATTTTGCCAAGGCACAAAGGACTTCTCGCTTGGCTAAACATCCGTCTTAAAAAAAACTTGTCTCCCAATCCTAAAATTCCTTAAATTCCTGTTTGGCTCATACCTATTCTTTTTAGCTACAAAAGTGGCATAAACCCCTTTTTTTATCTCTTTTCTGAAAATCAAGTTAGTCCTTTATGGATATGTGCCATTTTTAGCAATGCCAAAAACAAATTGACATAAACCTCGTTTCTAATTTTTAAGGATAAAAAATACTAAGTACATATAAAATAAGGAGCTAAAATGCCCTATATAGCAAATACCGATAGGGATAGGCAAAAAATCCTAACCAAAATTGGCGTCCAAAATTTTGCGGATTTAATTGCCGCGATACCCGTTAAACTAAGAATGACCAAACCACTTGCCTTATCTGAACCGCTTTCGGAGCTCGAAATAATGCGTGCGATCAAAGTGAAAACAGCCCAAAATATTTCCTGCGAAAAGGTAAATTCCTTTCTGGGAGGGGGTGTTTATGATCATTTTATTCCCGCTGCCGTAGATACTATTGTGTCGCGTCCAGAATTTTACACTGCTTACACTCCTTACCAGGCAGAAGTAAGCCAAGGCACATTGCAGTATATATATGAATATCAAACAATGATTTGTGAGCTTACAGGCATGGAAATTGCCAATGCTGGTATGTATGATGGAGCCAGTTCAATAGCGGAAGCAATTTTAATGGCGGTGCGTAAAAATCATCTAACTAAGGCAATTTTGCCTGCCACTCTGAATCCGAATTATGTAAAAGTGATAAAAGCATATACGGAAGGCATTGGAATTGAACTTATTACCGTTCCCGAAAAAGAGGGAGTGACGGATTTATCCGCTCTGGAAGCAATGATGGATGATACAATTGGCAGTGTGGTTATCCAAACCCCCAATTTTTATGGTAATTTGGAAGATGCCAAGGCAATTGATGCCATCGTGCATAAAAATAAGAAGTGCTTGCTAATTGCCAGCGTGGATCCTATTTCTTTGGCTGTGCTTGTGCCACCGGCAGAATATAATGCCGATATTGCCGTTGGAGAAGGACAAGCGTTGGGAAATAATATGTATTTGGGGGGTCCCTTATTTGGTTTTTTTGCCACTAAACCAGAAATGGCGCGTTTAATGCCCGGAAGAATTGTGGGTGGCACTATAGACAAAGCTGGCGAAAAAGCTTATGTTTTAACTTTACAAGCAAGAGAACAACATATCAGACGCTCCAAAGCCACTTCCAATATATGTTCCAATGAGTCACTTTGCACTTTGGCTGCCGTTGTCTATTTGTGTTTAATGGGGAAAGAAGGGCTGATTGAAATAGCTACTCAATCCGTGCAAAAAGCACATTATGCGGCAAACGAACTTGGCAAAATCCCGGGTTTGGCTCTTGCCTATCCTAAAGCAGCTTTCTTTAAAGAATTTGTAATTCGCACTCCCCAAAAAGCGGCAAATATAATCCACAAACTGCTGCCCGAAAATATCTATGCCGGAATTGACCTTGCCCCTTATGGAAAACCGAATGAACTGATGATTGCGGTAACCGAAAAGAAAAGCAAAGCGGAAATTGATAGTTTCGTGCAGGCAATGAAGGAGGCGGTAAAATGAGCAAAACCATTTTTGAACATAGTTCTAAAGGTAGAAAAGGGGTAACCTTACCCCAGCGGGAAATAGATATCCCTTTGGAAACTTTAATCCCAGAACCAATGCTGAGAACTAAAAAAGCGCGGCTTCCGGAAGTTAGCGAATTGGATGTAATGCGTCATTATATTTCCCTATCTCACAAAAATCACTTCATTGAAAAAGGTATGTATCCTTTGGGTAGTTGCACGATGAAGTATAATCCAAAACTGAATGAGGCATTGGTGCGAGACGCATCTTTCAGTTCTTTGCATCCTTTCCAACCGGAAGAAACGATGCAAGGCGCTTTGGAACTGATGTATGAATTGCAAAATGATTTGCTGGAAATTTCTGGTATGAAAGGTGTAACCCTTCAACCCTCTGCAGGTGCGCAAGGTGAATTTACCGGCATTAAAATTATCGCTGCCTATCATAAAGCAAAAGGAAACATTCATAAAGATACAATCATTATTCCCGATAGCGCGCATGGAACTAATCCTGCCTCTTGTAGTTTGGTGGGTTTTAAAACAGTGGAACTTCCTTCCAATGAAAAAGGTCGCTGTGACATAGCCAAACTGCGCGAATTGGTGAATGAACATACCGCTGGAATTATGATTACCAATCCCAATACTTTGGGGCTGTTTGAAACGCAAATTGAAGAAATCGCCGAAATCATTCACGGCGTAGATGCTATAATGTATATGGACGGAGCCAATTTGAATGCGCTTTTGGGTATCGTGCAACCTGGGAAAATTGGGTTTGATCTGATGCACTTTAATTTACATAAAACATTCGCCACTCCACACGGAGGGGGAGGACCCGGTTCAGGTCCCGTAGCCGTAAATGAAAAGTTGCTGCCTTATTTGCCTGTTCCCATAATTACTAAAGACGCAAATGGCTATCATTTCTCTTATGCCAATGAATCTACTTCCATCGGGAAAGTGCATAGTTTTTATGGTAACTTCGCTATTCTAATTCGTGCCTATGTCTATATAAAAATGTTAGGAGCGAAGGGATTGCGTCAAGTATCTGAAAATGCTATCTTAAATGCCAATTATTTAATGAAACGCTTAGGTGACTATTATCATATTGAACATCAGGAACCCTGTATGCACGAATTCGTGATGGATGGCACTTGGCAAAAAAAGGAATCTGAAATTACTACTTTGGATATTGCCAAACGCCTTTTAGATAAAGGATTCCATTCCCCCACCATCTATTTTCCTCTGATTATTTTAGAAGCAATGATGGTGGAACCAACTGAAACAGAATGCTTGGAAAGTTTGGATGCCTTCGCAGAGGCAATGATAGAAATTGCCAAGGAGTGTAAAGAAAACCCGGAACTCGTTAAAGAAGCGCCTATAACAACTCCGGTTAGAAGAGTGGATGATGTCCGCGCCGTAAAGATTCTGGAGCCGATTTTTCCGCTTCAAGATTAAATTTCAATGAGGAGAATATAATGAAAAAACATATCGTAATACTTGCCATTCTATGGGCTTTACTTTCCCTTGCTTATGCTCAGCCCGTAAAATTTGGTTTTGTGAATACCGACCGCTTGCTGATGGAAAGTAACGAGGCCGCGGAAGTTGCCAGATTATTTGCTTTGGACAAACAAAACTGGACAAATCAAATAAAATCTCTGGATGATGAAATTAAACAAATGGAACGCGATTTTGATATCCGTAAACTGACTATGAACGACGCCGCCAAAAGAGATATGCAAAGCCAAATTGATACAAAAAAAACGGAAGCAGGAAATCTTTTGGAAGAATATTTCGGCGATGGAGGAAAAGCGGAACAGCGCTATCGCGAACTTATCGATCCTTTAACGCAAAAAATCCATAATTTGATAAAAAAGATAGCTGAAGACGAAAAATATACAATGATCTTTGATATTAGTATGGGCAGCGTTTTATATGCACTTCCCACAATGGATTTAACCGATCAGATCTTATTGGAACTAAATAAGGACACTGTAAAACCACCTTCGGAAACAGCTCCTAATGCAACCGAGCCCAAAACGGATATGCCCGGAGGCATTAAACCTTCCGGTGGCTTTGAAGGTTCCAAACCCTAATAAGATGAAAAGATTTAACACTAATATAACAGCCGAATTGCTCTTCCAAATCTGCCCGGGAGAATTAAGAGGAAAAATTCCCCCAGAACTTTGCAAAGTTGGCGAACCCCAAGAAGCGGATGCTCAAACCGTTATCTTTCTGGAACAGGAAAACCTTTTGGAAAAGGTAAAATCCAGTGCCGCGGGGCTTATTATCACCTCCGATAAATTTGCCTCCCAGCTGGCAGAGAGAAATCTATTGCTGGTTGACAAGCCCTATTTTAGTTTAATGCTGTTAATTTCGTATTTATTGCAGCAAGAAAACAAAGACCTCATTTATTCTATACATCCCTCAGCCGTTCTGGCAGAAAATATACAATTGAAAGGGGATGTAGCCATAGGAGCCAATGTAGTTATTGATCAAGATTGCCTTATTGGCAACGGGGTCATTATTGGCGAGGGCTGTTCTCTGGGCAAAAATGTTACCCTCGGAGATGGAACCATTCTATATCCCAATGTGCGTATTTATGATGATTGCATAATTGGGGAAAAATGTATTTTGCACAGTGGAGTGGTTATTGGAGCTGATGGTTTCGGTTTTATGTTAATGGAAGGCAGACAACAAAAAATACCTCAGGTTGGCAATGTAGTTATTGGCAACGATGTAGAAATTGGAGCCAACAGTTGTGTGGATAGAGCTACTTTGGGTTCCACGATCATCGGCAATAACACGAAAATAGATAATTTGGTTCAGATTGGCCACAATTGCATTATTGGAGAACACAGCATTCTTTGTTCTCAAGTTGGTTTAGCGGGAAGCACAGTTATTGGCGACTATGTTTATCTGGCAGGTCAGGTAGGAGTGGCGGATCATACTAAAATTGGCAACAGAGCAATGGTGGGGGCTCAATCTGGCGTTTCCGGCAATATTCCGGATGAGGGAAAATATTTTGGTTATCCAGCTATGGAAGCAAATCTTACCAAACGCATTATGGCTGCCCAAAAGAACCTTCCCGATATGTATTTTGCCTATCTGAGAGCCAAGAAAAAAGAAACAAACAACGGAGATAAATAATGGAATATAAACAAACCATTGGCGGAGAATCTTCTTATACCGGTATCGGACTGCATACGGGAGAAATTAGCACCATCAGATTTAAACCGGCAGGTGCGGAAGAAGGCATTGTTTTTATCAGAACCGATTTACCCGGGAAACCGAAAATTCCAGCTGACATAGATCATGTAGTTGATATTTCCCGGGGTACCACAATTGGCATCAATGGGGTAACGGTTGCCACTATTGAACATGTTTTATCTGCCATTGCGGGGATCAGAATAGATAATATTCGCATCGAGATAAACGGACCCGAAGCACCTGTAGCGGATGGTTCTGCCGTTGTTTTTTTAAATCTTTTGCGTCAATGTGGAATTGTGCAACAGGATAGTTTGCGTGAATATTTCGAGCTGGAATCGCCCATCAGTTTTTCCGCTCCGGAAGATAATGTAGATATTGTCATCGTTCCTTCCAATGAGCTGAAAATAACTTTTATGATTGATTACAAACATCCTTATTTGGGAACTCAATATACTTGGCTGCCCTCTTTGGAACATTACGAAAAGGACTTTGCCGGAGCTCGCACTTTCTGCTTTATCAACGAAATTTTGGCTTTGAAAAATCAGGGGCTGATCAAAGGTGGTTCCTTGGAAAATGCTTTAGTAATTGCGGAACCAGATATTGGCGCAGAAGAGCTTAAACATTTGCAAGATGTTTTTGGCTATCATAAACCGGTCACTGTTTCCCCGGAAGGAATTTTGAACAGCCATCCTTTGCGTTATTACAATGAATTTGTTCGCCATAAAGTGGTAGATTTAATTGGGGATATAGCCCTGTTGGGAGTTCCGATTAAAGGTCATATTTTAGCGGCGCGCAGCGGGCATAAAACCAATGTGGAGCTGGTAAAAAAATTACGCAAAATTCAGAAAAAGCATCAGCTCCAAAAGATATATCAAAAAGATAAGAGCAAGGATGTGGTCTTTGATATCAATGCCATTTTGCGTATTTTGCCTCATCGTTATCCGTTTTTGTTGGTAGATAAAATAATTGAATTTACACCCGGTGAGTCCTTGGTGGGAATAA encodes:
- the gcvPA gene encoding aminomethyl-transferring glycine dehydrogenase subunit GcvPA, with translation MPYIANTDRDRQKILTKIGVQNFADLIAAIPVKLRMTKPLALSEPLSELEIMRAIKVKTAQNISCEKVNSFLGGGVYDHFIPAAVDTIVSRPEFYTAYTPYQAEVSQGTLQYIYEYQTMICELTGMEIANAGMYDGASSIAEAILMAVRKNHLTKAILPATLNPNYVKVIKAYTEGIGIELITVPEKEGVTDLSALEAMMDDTIGSVVIQTPNFYGNLEDAKAIDAIVHKNKKCLLIASVDPISLAVLVPPAEYNADIAVGEGQALGNNMYLGGPLFGFFATKPEMARLMPGRIVGGTIDKAGEKAYVLTLQAREQHIRRSKATSNICSNESLCTLAAVVYLCLMGKEGLIEIATQSVQKAHYAANELGKIPGLALAYPKAAFFKEFVIRTPQKAANIIHKLLPENIYAGIDLAPYGKPNELMIAVTEKKSKAEIDSFVQAMKEAVK
- a CDS encoding bifunctional UDP-3-O-[3-hydroxymyristoyl] N-acetylglucosamine deacetylase/3-hydroxyacyl-ACP dehydratase, whose translation is MEYKQTIGGESSYTGIGLHTGEISTIRFKPAGAEEGIVFIRTDLPGKPKIPADIDHVVDISRGTTIGINGVTVATIEHVLSAIAGIRIDNIRIEINGPEAPVADGSAVVFLNLLRQCGIVQQDSLREYFELESPISFSAPEDNVDIVIVPSNELKITFMIDYKHPYLGTQYTWLPSLEHYEKDFAGARTFCFINEILALKNQGLIKGGSLENALVIAEPDIGAEELKHLQDVFGYHKPVTVSPEGILNSHPLRYYNEFVRHKVVDLIGDIALLGVPIKGHILAARSGHKTNVELVKKLRKIQKKHQLQKIYQKDKSKDVVFDINAILRILPHRYPFLLVDKIIEFTPGESLVGIKNVTINEPFFEGHFPGHPIMPGVLIIEGMAQAGGIMLLNQMENPQNYVAYFASIDNVKFRKPVMPGDTLRYELKVISLKKSLAKMHGEAFVEGEKVAEGDFLAMIMEREK
- the gcvPB gene encoding aminomethyl-transferring glycine dehydrogenase subunit GcvPB yields the protein MSKTIFEHSSKGRKGVTLPQREIDIPLETLIPEPMLRTKKARLPEVSELDVMRHYISLSHKNHFIEKGMYPLGSCTMKYNPKLNEALVRDASFSSLHPFQPEETMQGALELMYELQNDLLEISGMKGVTLQPSAGAQGEFTGIKIIAAYHKAKGNIHKDTIIIPDSAHGTNPASCSLVGFKTVELPSNEKGRCDIAKLRELVNEHTAGIMITNPNTLGLFETQIEEIAEIIHGVDAIMYMDGANLNALLGIVQPGKIGFDLMHFNLHKTFATPHGGGGPGSGPVAVNEKLLPYLPVPIITKDANGYHFSYANESTSIGKVHSFYGNFAILIRAYVYIKMLGAKGLRQVSENAILNANYLMKRLGDYYHIEHQEPCMHEFVMDGTWQKKESEITTLDIAKRLLDKGFHSPTIYFPLIILEAMMVEPTETECLESLDAFAEAMIEIAKECKENPELVKEAPITTPVRRVDDVRAVKILEPIFPLQD
- a CDS encoding OmpH family outer membrane protein; its protein translation is MKKHIVILAILWALLSLAYAQPVKFGFVNTDRLLMESNEAAEVARLFALDKQNWTNQIKSLDDEIKQMERDFDIRKLTMNDAAKRDMQSQIDTKKTEAGNLLEEYFGDGGKAEQRYRELIDPLTQKIHNLIKKIAEDEKYTMIFDISMGSVLYALPTMDLTDQILLELNKDTVKPPSETAPNATEPKTDMPGGIKPSGGFEGSKP
- a CDS encoding M6 family metalloprotease domain-containing protein, which produces MKKYFSLFLCIIPILGFAAPYFNLPSQVIQPDGSVLNLFASGDEFANRLHDADGFTIIQSPQNGYYYYAILQNGEPVPSAYRYGTINPVSYGLTPNINISREARQRKIDFMNAPKRGNGRGPNTGTVNNLCVFIRFSDQTEFEIPRSVYNARFNEIGDTAISLRNYFQKVSYNQLNYMTYHYPTCSDEINLSYQDNHPRSYYLPYNAITNPNGYNDENERGVREQTMLSNAINSIASQVPVSLNIDADNDGCVDNVCFIVRGPHSAWADLLWGHRWALYYASAYINNKEVYDYTFQTEDQNDVRTLCHEMFHSVGAPDLYHYEYDGLTPAGCWDLMESGDGHPLMYMKYKYGNWIGAIPAIQAGNTYTLNPVTSSTNNAYKYAIPGNNNESLIFEYRKKDSDILEEALPGSGLLIYKVDRRYGGNADGPPDEVYIYRPNGTISVNGLVAEAPFSANKYRTAFNAYTNPHSFLNNGNTFAININNITEAGETISFTLSPTTQTMAPVINSVSPASGSILSCNTLSISAQISDPADALNSVEYTLDGVLVYTATSEPFTGIIADYLLTPGVHNIGITAYSLSNLNTNMNVYYRMIDPDEQNWFSWLSSEPSWTDYDRGAIPIKVAVDMDLGNQEYNVKAIRFKIGSNPWGEPNIQGMVIAQINRFAEGAITNEVLMDFGYIFNLDYDPAFTYDIVDTTRISGEIAVILDLFEYQKMFFDHNAACGHSWIYEPGRPWTDALGRGVVGAASIELLLQNPDLSIDDPDSPVANLAISNYPNPFTAGTKIKYALPASGKVNIAIYNIKGQKVTTLLAENKTGGNYELEWNGTDGAGKKVSSGLYFCRLVSGKKVVTTKLLRITD
- the lpxD gene encoding UDP-3-O-(3-hydroxymyristoyl)glucosamine N-acyltransferase, which codes for MKRFNTNITAELLFQICPGELRGKIPPELCKVGEPQEADAQTVIFLEQENLLEKVKSSAAGLIITSDKFASQLAERNLLLVDKPYFSLMLLISYLLQQENKDLIYSIHPSAVLAENIQLKGDVAIGANVVIDQDCLIGNGVIIGEGCSLGKNVTLGDGTILYPNVRIYDDCIIGEKCILHSGVVIGADGFGFMLMEGRQQKIPQVGNVVIGNDVEIGANSCVDRATLGSTIIGNNTKIDNLVQIGHNCIIGEHSILCSQVGLAGSTVIGDYVYLAGQVGVADHTKIGNRAMVGAQSGVSGNIPDEGKYFGYPAMEANLTKRIMAAQKNLPDMYFAYLRAKKKETNNGDK